In Syngnathus typhle isolate RoL2023-S1 ecotype Sweden linkage group LG14, RoL_Styp_1.0, whole genome shotgun sequence, one genomic interval encodes:
- the rubcn gene encoding run domain Beclin-1-interacting and cysteine-rich domain-containing protein isoform X3 → MEVTSDGDAAERKRELWKLLSSLKTTVEGLLSTNNPNVWSRYGGLQRLHKDMNNILSHGLKNEQVYYRQRDYWPFVWCVRQISPHLASHVEQFSQLEPVLSSRVQSAGESYKAERWLLYSLQVHMLSAQLKPLLRHQGHTRKYYNEDAFLLSEPHVTAMFQCLEAVEQNNPKLLAQIDTVGLSPLKIPPCLGLLKSQSLCVLPGIGEPWRSAESTPIKEPLNRRLTASHCSLRDVAATNTNDNMIGVGNSSNTTSQSSSLGPPWVCLTRPEESERGVTPPQGHASIPSISLSESPSPSSPQPDTGDSGDGEYDDGPEYLAIGNLGQRSRRDTQSSTHSSTHSEPTKNKDRSLQPGSLALPPLRRSSFSEGQRELNRGVRGHTRSFSDTGITQKLRTETRSEDCCIKEFNPFSPPCSDISTPTSLYMESHPSQYSKTADGLFRKPSKGQSLISYLSEQDFGSCADLEKENAHFSISESLIAAIELMKYNLRRQQEEGEEEGDSDSEIQQLKQKIRLRRQQIRRSRLPPCTTPHHLFHSTDSSGSRRSSQDSHQGLSDSDSAEEVEECELRDGCEGHSLLAVSQNGLSLSLASLFSEADIKRSVSTSKSFLSSDSISTSFLQSNSAESVAMGLLRQFEGMQLPAASELDWLVPEHDAPQKLLPIPDSLPISPDDGEHADVYKLRIRVRGNLEWAPPRPQIIFNIHPPPKRKIIVAKQNYRCAGCGTRIDPDYIKRLRYCEYLGRYFCQCCHENAQVVVPSRILIKWDFSKYHVSNFARDLLSKIAGDPLFNPNDINSNLYKKVKALESVRVLRMQLFHMKTLFKTCRFSKEVLEQFDSLPCHLTEDLHLFSLNDLLSVRNGELTPRMKELLKLGTVHVAGCVLCQAKGFVCEFCGNEKDIIFPFQLSKCQRCEGCHACYHRVCFRATKDCPRCQRLAQRRVMMARRNMEQQEDEGGGTQ, encoded by the exons ATGGAGGTAACGTCTGACGGAGATGCGGCGGAACGCAA GCGGGAGCTCTGGAAGTTGTTGTCCAGCCTGAAGACCACAGTGGAGGGCCTCCTGTCTACAAACAACCCCAATGTTTGGTCCCGCTATGGCGGCCTACAGCGCCTGCACAAGGACATGAACAATATTCTCAGTCATGGACTGAAGAATGAGCAG GTGTATTACAGGCAGAGAGACTACTGGCCGTTTGTCTGGTGTGTCCGTCAAATAAGCCCTCACCTTGCCTCACACGTCGAACAG TTCAGTCAGCTGGAGCCGGTACTGAGCAGCAGGGTGCAGAGTGCCGGTGAAAGCTACAAGGCAGAGCGCTGGTTGCTTTACAGCTTGCAGGTCCACATGCTCTCGGCTCAGCTCAAACCTCTGCTCAGGCATCAGGGACATACAAGAAAATACTACAATG aagATGCCTTCTTGCTCAGTGAGCCGCATGTCACCGCCATGTTCCAGTGTCTCGAAGCTGTGGAACAAAATAACCCCAAACTGCTGGCCCAAATAGATACAGTGGGG CTGTCCCCGCTCAAGATTCCGCCGTGCCTCGGCCTCTTGAAGAGCCAGAGCCTGTGTGTTTTGCCCGGCATTGGCGAGCCCTGGAGAAGTGCTGAATCGACACCCATAAAAGAGCCTCTAAACCGGAGGCTCACAGCATCCCACTGCTCACTTAGAGATGTGGCTGCCACGAACACCAACGACAACATGATAGGCGTTGGAAACAGCTCGA ATACTACCTCACAATCCAGCAGCCTAGGTCCTCCCTGGGTGTGTCTGACCAGGCCGGAAGAGAGTGAGCGGGGTGTGACGCCTCCTCAAGGACATGCGTCCATACCCTCCATCTCTCTTTCAGAGTCTCCTTCACCGTCCTCCCCACAGCCTGACACGGGAGATTCAGGTGATGGCGAATACGACGACGGTCCAGAGTACCTGGCCATCGGTAACCTGGGCCAACGAAGTCGCCGCGACACCCAAAGCTCTACACACAGCTCCACGCACAGCGAGCCCACCAAGAACAAGGACCGGTCCCTGCAGCCAGGTTCTCTGGCTCTACCGCCACTCAGGCGCTCGTCTTTCTCAGAGGGCCAGCGAGAGCTCAACAGAGGGGTTCGAGGACACACCCGCTCATTTTCTGATACGGGAATCACTCAAAAACTCAGGACAG AAACGAGGAGCGAAGACTGCTGCATTAAGGAGTTCAACCCTTTCTCACCTCCGTGCAGTGACATAAGCACGCCCACTTCCCTTTACATGGAATCTC ATCCGTCCCAGTACAGCAAGACAGCAGATGGTTTGTTCAGGAAGCCATCAAAAGGCCAGAGCCTCATCAGCTACTTGTCAGAGCAGGACTTTGGCAGCTGTGCTGACCTTGAAAAG GAGAACGCTCACTTCAGCATCTCAGAGTCCCTTATTGCAGCCATCGAGCTGATGAAGTACAacctgcggcgtcagcaggagGAGGGTGAAGAGGAAGGAGACAGCGACTCTGAGATtcagcagctcaagcagaagatccGCTTGCGAAGGCAGCAGATCCGTCGCAGCCGCCTGCCCCCCTGCACAACGCCCCACCACT TGTTTCATTCAACGGATAGCAGCGGTTCAAGGAGGAGCTCCCAGGACTCCCATCAGGGCCTATCCGACTCCGACTCTgcagaggaggtggaggagtgtGAATTACGGG ATGGCTGTGAGGGTCACTCCCTGCTGGCGGTGTCTCAGAATGGCCTCTCCTTGTCACTTGCCTCCCTCTTCTCAG AAGCAGACATAAAGCGCAGCGTAAGCACCAGCAAGTCTTTTCTGAGCTCAGATTCCAT TTCCACCTCCTTCCTTCAATCCAACTCAGCCGAGTCAGTCGCCATGGGTTTGCTCCGACAGTTTGAGGGCATGCAGCTTCCGGCCGCTTCCGAGCTTGACTGGCTGGTTCCAGAACATGATGCCCCACAGAAA CTGTTGCCCATCCCAGACTCACTTCCCATCTCTCCTGATGACGGTGAGCATGCAGACGTCTATAAGCTAAGGATTCGGGTACGAGGGAACTTGGAGTGGGCGCCGCCCCGACCACAAATTATCTTCAACATTCACCCTCCACCAAA GAGGAAGATCATCGTGGCGAAACAGAATTACCGCTGTGCTGGTTGTGGGACTCGCATTGACCCAG ATTATATTAAAAGACTACGTTACTGCGAGTACCTCGGGCGTTACTTCTGCCAGTGCTGCCATGAAAATGCGCAAGTTGTGGTTCCCAGTCGAATTCTGATCAAGTGGGACTTCAGCAAATACCATGTGAGCAACTTTGCCCGTGACTTGCTGAGCAAGATTGCTGGAGACCCACTCTTCAATCCGAATGACATCAACAGCAACCTTTACAAGAAAGTTAAAGCTCTGGAGTCTGTTAGG GTTTTAAGAATGCAGCTGTTTCATATGAAAACTCTCTTCAAGACATGTCGCTTTTCAAAAGA GGTTCTCGAGCAGTTTGACAGTCTGCCCTGTCACCTGACGGAGGACCTGCACCTTTTTTCCCTGAATGACCTTCTGTCTGTGCGCAATGGAGAATTGACCCCCCGAATGAAGGAGTTacttaaactcggcactgtgcaTGTAGCAGGCTGCGTG TTGTGCCAGGCAAAGGGCTTCGTGTGTGAGTTCTGTGGCAACGAGAAAGACATCATCTTCCCCTTCCAACTGAGCAAGTGCCAACGCTGCGAAG GCTGCCACGCTTGTTACCACAGAGTCTGCTTCAGAGCCACCAAGGACTGCCCTCGTTGTCAGAGGCTGGCCCAGCGCCGCGTGATGATGGCACGCAGGAACATGGAGCAGCAAGAGGACGAGGGCGGTGGAACTCAGTAG
- the rubcn gene encoding run domain Beclin-1-interacting and cysteine-rich domain-containing protein isoform X2 yields MEVTSDGDAAERKRELWKLLSSLKTTVEGLLSTNNPNVWSRYGGLQRLHKDMNNILSHGLKNEQVYYRQRDYWPFVWCVRQISPHLASHVEQFSQLEPVLSSRVQSAGESYKAERWLLYSLQVHMLSAQLKPLLRHQGHTRKYYNEDAFLLSEPHVTAMFQCLEAVEQNNPKLLAQIDTVGLSPLKIPPCLGLLKSQSLCVLPGIGEPWRSAESTPIKEPLNRRLTASHCSLRDVAATNTNDNMIGVGNSSNTTSQSSSLGPPWVCLTRPEESERGVTPPQGHASIPSISLSESPSPSSPQPDTGDSGDGEYDDGPEYLAIGNLGQRSRRDTQSSTHSSTHSEPTKNKDRSLQPGSLALPPLRRSSFSEGQRELNRGVRGHTRSFSDTGITQKLRTETRSEDCCIKEFNPFSPPCSDISTPTSLYMESHPSQYSKTADGLFRKPSKGQSLISYLSEQDFGSCADLEKENAHFSISESLIAAIELMKYNLRRQQEEGEEEGDSDSEIQQLKQKIRLRRQQIRRSRLPPCTTPHHLFHSTDSSGSRRSSQDSHQGLSDSDSAEEVEECELRDGCEGHSLLAVSQNGLSLSLASLFSEADIKRSVSTSKSFLSSDSISTSFLQSNSAESVAMGLLRQFEGMQLPAASELDWLVPEHDAPQKLLPIPDSLPISPDDGEHADVYKLRIRVRGNLEWAPPRPQIIFNIHPPPKRKIIVAKQNYRCAGCGTRIDPDYIKRLRYCEYLGRYFCQCCHENAQVVVPSRILIKWDFSKYHVSNFARDLLSKIAGDPLFNPNDINSNLYKKVKALESVRVLRMQLFHMKTLFKTCRFSKEVLEQFDSLPCHLTEDLHLFSLNDLLSVRNGELTPRMKELLKLGTVHVAGCVLCQAKGFVCEFCGNEKDIIFPFQLSKCQRCEGEPSLLVASLGGLRVPSRLSSAPAIWIDWKISKPRRLARALSKDRREGEGGEENLDLSEGADSEDQEESTDQIEERMEKAGIFHHFSPGKFIKAFTWHHGHEVEQEVTEESESENESEKEHDNRNEERDEVFSKGGSKSEEGEEDHAKKNSLLKVLHLERLKQSLSKSNKKNSDSEMCSSQDSLEELGTGQGRKDRWFGRLRRTFSKGEGITEAKEEVKHEEPERVLSEPVGGSMEMAKGGDVREAEANMGKVEKVTDKDSGNKDDRQVDSVPIQTNWRARKTRRARRVTRSRQTCEGSEGDSKMTGAAENDVHG; encoded by the exons ATGGAGGTAACGTCTGACGGAGATGCGGCGGAACGCAA GCGGGAGCTCTGGAAGTTGTTGTCCAGCCTGAAGACCACAGTGGAGGGCCTCCTGTCTACAAACAACCCCAATGTTTGGTCCCGCTATGGCGGCCTACAGCGCCTGCACAAGGACATGAACAATATTCTCAGTCATGGACTGAAGAATGAGCAG GTGTATTACAGGCAGAGAGACTACTGGCCGTTTGTCTGGTGTGTCCGTCAAATAAGCCCTCACCTTGCCTCACACGTCGAACAG TTCAGTCAGCTGGAGCCGGTACTGAGCAGCAGGGTGCAGAGTGCCGGTGAAAGCTACAAGGCAGAGCGCTGGTTGCTTTACAGCTTGCAGGTCCACATGCTCTCGGCTCAGCTCAAACCTCTGCTCAGGCATCAGGGACATACAAGAAAATACTACAATG aagATGCCTTCTTGCTCAGTGAGCCGCATGTCACCGCCATGTTCCAGTGTCTCGAAGCTGTGGAACAAAATAACCCCAAACTGCTGGCCCAAATAGATACAGTGGGG CTGTCCCCGCTCAAGATTCCGCCGTGCCTCGGCCTCTTGAAGAGCCAGAGCCTGTGTGTTTTGCCCGGCATTGGCGAGCCCTGGAGAAGTGCTGAATCGACACCCATAAAAGAGCCTCTAAACCGGAGGCTCACAGCATCCCACTGCTCACTTAGAGATGTGGCTGCCACGAACACCAACGACAACATGATAGGCGTTGGAAACAGCTCGA ATACTACCTCACAATCCAGCAGCCTAGGTCCTCCCTGGGTGTGTCTGACCAGGCCGGAAGAGAGTGAGCGGGGTGTGACGCCTCCTCAAGGACATGCGTCCATACCCTCCATCTCTCTTTCAGAGTCTCCTTCACCGTCCTCCCCACAGCCTGACACGGGAGATTCAGGTGATGGCGAATACGACGACGGTCCAGAGTACCTGGCCATCGGTAACCTGGGCCAACGAAGTCGCCGCGACACCCAAAGCTCTACACACAGCTCCACGCACAGCGAGCCCACCAAGAACAAGGACCGGTCCCTGCAGCCAGGTTCTCTGGCTCTACCGCCACTCAGGCGCTCGTCTTTCTCAGAGGGCCAGCGAGAGCTCAACAGAGGGGTTCGAGGACACACCCGCTCATTTTCTGATACGGGAATCACTCAAAAACTCAGGACAG AAACGAGGAGCGAAGACTGCTGCATTAAGGAGTTCAACCCTTTCTCACCTCCGTGCAGTGACATAAGCACGCCCACTTCCCTTTACATGGAATCTC ATCCGTCCCAGTACAGCAAGACAGCAGATGGTTTGTTCAGGAAGCCATCAAAAGGCCAGAGCCTCATCAGCTACTTGTCAGAGCAGGACTTTGGCAGCTGTGCTGACCTTGAAAAG GAGAACGCTCACTTCAGCATCTCAGAGTCCCTTATTGCAGCCATCGAGCTGATGAAGTACAacctgcggcgtcagcaggagGAGGGTGAAGAGGAAGGAGACAGCGACTCTGAGATtcagcagctcaagcagaagatccGCTTGCGAAGGCAGCAGATCCGTCGCAGCCGCCTGCCCCCCTGCACAACGCCCCACCACT TGTTTCATTCAACGGATAGCAGCGGTTCAAGGAGGAGCTCCCAGGACTCCCATCAGGGCCTATCCGACTCCGACTCTgcagaggaggtggaggagtgtGAATTACGGG ATGGCTGTGAGGGTCACTCCCTGCTGGCGGTGTCTCAGAATGGCCTCTCCTTGTCACTTGCCTCCCTCTTCTCAG AAGCAGACATAAAGCGCAGCGTAAGCACCAGCAAGTCTTTTCTGAGCTCAGATTCCAT TTCCACCTCCTTCCTTCAATCCAACTCAGCCGAGTCAGTCGCCATGGGTTTGCTCCGACAGTTTGAGGGCATGCAGCTTCCGGCCGCTTCCGAGCTTGACTGGCTGGTTCCAGAACATGATGCCCCACAGAAA CTGTTGCCCATCCCAGACTCACTTCCCATCTCTCCTGATGACGGTGAGCATGCAGACGTCTATAAGCTAAGGATTCGGGTACGAGGGAACTTGGAGTGGGCGCCGCCCCGACCACAAATTATCTTCAACATTCACCCTCCACCAAA GAGGAAGATCATCGTGGCGAAACAGAATTACCGCTGTGCTGGTTGTGGGACTCGCATTGACCCAG ATTATATTAAAAGACTACGTTACTGCGAGTACCTCGGGCGTTACTTCTGCCAGTGCTGCCATGAAAATGCGCAAGTTGTGGTTCCCAGTCGAATTCTGATCAAGTGGGACTTCAGCAAATACCATGTGAGCAACTTTGCCCGTGACTTGCTGAGCAAGATTGCTGGAGACCCACTCTTCAATCCGAATGACATCAACAGCAACCTTTACAAGAAAGTTAAAGCTCTGGAGTCTGTTAGG GTTTTAAGAATGCAGCTGTTTCATATGAAAACTCTCTTCAAGACATGTCGCTTTTCAAAAGA GGTTCTCGAGCAGTTTGACAGTCTGCCCTGTCACCTGACGGAGGACCTGCACCTTTTTTCCCTGAATGACCTTCTGTCTGTGCGCAATGGAGAATTGACCCCCCGAATGAAGGAGTTacttaaactcggcactgtgcaTGTAGCAGGCTGCGTG TTGTGCCAGGCAAAGGGCTTCGTGTGTGAGTTCTGTGGCAACGAGAAAGACATCATCTTCCCCTTCCAACTGAGCAAGTGCCAACGCTGCGAAGGTGAGCCCTCTCTGCTGGTAGCCAGCCTGGGCGGCCTACGAGTGCCCTCTCGTCTGAGCTCAGCTCCCGCTATCTGGATAGACTGGAAAATCTCCAAACCTCGTAGGCTGGCAAGGGCCCTCTCCAAGGATCGCAGGGAGGGCGAGGGGGGGGAGGAGAATTTGGATTTGTCCGAGGGTGCGGACAGCGAGGACCAAGAGGAATCGACAGACCAAATAGAAGAGAGAATGGAAAAAGCAGGAATATTTCATCATTTCTCTCCTGGAAAATTTATCAAAGCTTTTACCTGGCACCACGGACATGAAGTTGAGCAGGAGGTGACAGAAGAAAGCGAGTCTGAGAAtgagagcgagaaagagcatGACAATAGAAACGAGGAAAGAGATGAGGTTTTCAGCAAAGGTGGGTCTAAGAGTGAGGAAGGGGAAGAGGATCAtgctaaaaaaaacagtttacttAAAGTTCTCCACTTAGAGCGACTGAAGCAGAGTCTCTCAAAGAGTAACAAAAAGAACAGTGACAGCGAGATGTGTAGCAGCCAGGACAGTTTAGAGGAACTGGGAACAGGCCAAGGGAGGAAGGACAGATGGTTCGGACGTCTACGCCGGACCTTCTCTAAAGGTGAGGGCATAACAGAAGCCAAAGAAGAAGTAAAACATGAAGAGCCTGAGCGAGTATTGTCTGAGCCAGTAGGGGGCAGTATGGAGATGGCAAAGGGGGGAGACGTTAGAGAAGCTGAGGCGAATATGGGAAAAGTGGAGAAAGTGACAGACAAAGACAGCGGCAATAAGGATGACAGACAAGTGGATTCAGTCCCCATTCAAACCAACTGGCGAGCTCGAAAGACTCGCAGAGCCCGCCGAGTCACAAGAAGCAGACAGACCTGTGAGGGGAGCGAGGGGGATAGCAAGATGACGGGGGCCGCTGAAAATGATGTTCATGGATGA
- the rubcn gene encoding run domain Beclin-1-interacting and cysteine-rich domain-containing protein isoform X4: MEVTSDGDAAERKRELWKLLSSLKTTVEGLLSTNNPNVWSRYGGLQRLHKDMNNILSHGLKNEQVYYRQRDYWPFVWCVRQISPHLASHVEQFSQLEPVLSSRVQSAGESYKAERWLLYSLQVHMLSAQLKPLLRHQGHTRKYYNEDAFLLSEPHVTAMFQCLEAVEQNNPKLLAQIDTVGLSPLKIPPCLGLLKSQSLCVLPGIGEPWRSAESTPIKEPLNRRLTASHCSLRDVAATNTNDNMIGVGNSSNTTSQSSSLGPPWVCLTRPEESERGVTPPQGHASIPSISLSESPSPSSPQPDTGDSGDGEYDDGPEYLAIGNLGQRSRRDTQSSTHSSTHSEPTKNKDRSLQPGSLALPPLRRSSFSEGQRELNRGVRGHTRSFSDTGITQKLRTETRSEDCCIKEFNPFSPPCSDISTPTSLYMESHPSQYSKTADGLFRKPSKGQSLISYLSEQDFGSCADLEKENAHFSISESLIAAIELMKYNLRRQQEEGEEEGDSDSEIQQLKQKIRLRRQQIRRSRLPPCTTPHHLFHSTDSSGSRRSSQDSHQGLSDSDSAEEVEECELREADIKRSVSTSKSFLSSDSISTSFLQSNSAESVAMGLLRQFEGMQLPAASELDWLVPEHDAPQKLLPIPDSLPISPDDGEHADVYKLRIRVRGNLEWAPPRPQIIFNIHPPPKRKIIVAKQNYRCAGCGTRIDPDYIKRLRYCEYLGRYFCQCCHENAQVVVPSRILIKWDFSKYHVSNFARDLLSKIAGDPLFNPNDINSNLYKKVKALESVRVLRMQLFHMKTLFKTCRFSKEVLEQFDSLPCHLTEDLHLFSLNDLLSVRNGELTPRMKELLKLGTVHVAGCVLCQAKGFVCEFCGNEKDIIFPFQLSKCQRCEGCHACYHRVCFRATKDCPRCQRLAQRRVMMARRNMEQQEDEGGGTQ; this comes from the exons ATGGAGGTAACGTCTGACGGAGATGCGGCGGAACGCAA GCGGGAGCTCTGGAAGTTGTTGTCCAGCCTGAAGACCACAGTGGAGGGCCTCCTGTCTACAAACAACCCCAATGTTTGGTCCCGCTATGGCGGCCTACAGCGCCTGCACAAGGACATGAACAATATTCTCAGTCATGGACTGAAGAATGAGCAG GTGTATTACAGGCAGAGAGACTACTGGCCGTTTGTCTGGTGTGTCCGTCAAATAAGCCCTCACCTTGCCTCACACGTCGAACAG TTCAGTCAGCTGGAGCCGGTACTGAGCAGCAGGGTGCAGAGTGCCGGTGAAAGCTACAAGGCAGAGCGCTGGTTGCTTTACAGCTTGCAGGTCCACATGCTCTCGGCTCAGCTCAAACCTCTGCTCAGGCATCAGGGACATACAAGAAAATACTACAATG aagATGCCTTCTTGCTCAGTGAGCCGCATGTCACCGCCATGTTCCAGTGTCTCGAAGCTGTGGAACAAAATAACCCCAAACTGCTGGCCCAAATAGATACAGTGGGG CTGTCCCCGCTCAAGATTCCGCCGTGCCTCGGCCTCTTGAAGAGCCAGAGCCTGTGTGTTTTGCCCGGCATTGGCGAGCCCTGGAGAAGTGCTGAATCGACACCCATAAAAGAGCCTCTAAACCGGAGGCTCACAGCATCCCACTGCTCACTTAGAGATGTGGCTGCCACGAACACCAACGACAACATGATAGGCGTTGGAAACAGCTCGA ATACTACCTCACAATCCAGCAGCCTAGGTCCTCCCTGGGTGTGTCTGACCAGGCCGGAAGAGAGTGAGCGGGGTGTGACGCCTCCTCAAGGACATGCGTCCATACCCTCCATCTCTCTTTCAGAGTCTCCTTCACCGTCCTCCCCACAGCCTGACACGGGAGATTCAGGTGATGGCGAATACGACGACGGTCCAGAGTACCTGGCCATCGGTAACCTGGGCCAACGAAGTCGCCGCGACACCCAAAGCTCTACACACAGCTCCACGCACAGCGAGCCCACCAAGAACAAGGACCGGTCCCTGCAGCCAGGTTCTCTGGCTCTACCGCCACTCAGGCGCTCGTCTTTCTCAGAGGGCCAGCGAGAGCTCAACAGAGGGGTTCGAGGACACACCCGCTCATTTTCTGATACGGGAATCACTCAAAAACTCAGGACAG AAACGAGGAGCGAAGACTGCTGCATTAAGGAGTTCAACCCTTTCTCACCTCCGTGCAGTGACATAAGCACGCCCACTTCCCTTTACATGGAATCTC ATCCGTCCCAGTACAGCAAGACAGCAGATGGTTTGTTCAGGAAGCCATCAAAAGGCCAGAGCCTCATCAGCTACTTGTCAGAGCAGGACTTTGGCAGCTGTGCTGACCTTGAAAAG GAGAACGCTCACTTCAGCATCTCAGAGTCCCTTATTGCAGCCATCGAGCTGATGAAGTACAacctgcggcgtcagcaggagGAGGGTGAAGAGGAAGGAGACAGCGACTCTGAGATtcagcagctcaagcagaagatccGCTTGCGAAGGCAGCAGATCCGTCGCAGCCGCCTGCCCCCCTGCACAACGCCCCACCACT TGTTTCATTCAACGGATAGCAGCGGTTCAAGGAGGAGCTCCCAGGACTCCCATCAGGGCCTATCCGACTCCGACTCTgcagaggaggtggaggagtgtGAATTACGGG AAGCAGACATAAAGCGCAGCGTAAGCACCAGCAAGTCTTTTCTGAGCTCAGATTCCAT TTCCACCTCCTTCCTTCAATCCAACTCAGCCGAGTCAGTCGCCATGGGTTTGCTCCGACAGTTTGAGGGCATGCAGCTTCCGGCCGCTTCCGAGCTTGACTGGCTGGTTCCAGAACATGATGCCCCACAGAAA CTGTTGCCCATCCCAGACTCACTTCCCATCTCTCCTGATGACGGTGAGCATGCAGACGTCTATAAGCTAAGGATTCGGGTACGAGGGAACTTGGAGTGGGCGCCGCCCCGACCACAAATTATCTTCAACATTCACCCTCCACCAAA GAGGAAGATCATCGTGGCGAAACAGAATTACCGCTGTGCTGGTTGTGGGACTCGCATTGACCCAG ATTATATTAAAAGACTACGTTACTGCGAGTACCTCGGGCGTTACTTCTGCCAGTGCTGCCATGAAAATGCGCAAGTTGTGGTTCCCAGTCGAATTCTGATCAAGTGGGACTTCAGCAAATACCATGTGAGCAACTTTGCCCGTGACTTGCTGAGCAAGATTGCTGGAGACCCACTCTTCAATCCGAATGACATCAACAGCAACCTTTACAAGAAAGTTAAAGCTCTGGAGTCTGTTAGG GTTTTAAGAATGCAGCTGTTTCATATGAAAACTCTCTTCAAGACATGTCGCTTTTCAAAAGA GGTTCTCGAGCAGTTTGACAGTCTGCCCTGTCACCTGACGGAGGACCTGCACCTTTTTTCCCTGAATGACCTTCTGTCTGTGCGCAATGGAGAATTGACCCCCCGAATGAAGGAGTTacttaaactcggcactgtgcaTGTAGCAGGCTGCGTG TTGTGCCAGGCAAAGGGCTTCGTGTGTGAGTTCTGTGGCAACGAGAAAGACATCATCTTCCCCTTCCAACTGAGCAAGTGCCAACGCTGCGAAG GCTGCCACGCTTGTTACCACAGAGTCTGCTTCAGAGCCACCAAGGACTGCCCTCGTTGTCAGAGGCTGGCCCAGCGCCGCGTGATGATGGCACGCAGGAACATGGAGCAGCAAGAGGACGAGGGCGGTGGAACTCAGTAG